The nucleotide sequence GATCATCATTGCTGCTGCATAGAGAATGAATTGAAGGAACAGGGAGGGAAGCTGAGATGCCAGTTGGGAGCCTGGTGCTAGGTGAGAGATAACAGTGGCCTAGATGTGGGTGGTGACAATAGAGATGGCAGGATCTAGACCTATAAACACCACACACAGCTTATGGAGTTACTATCATTACTTTAAAGTTACTatcactactttaaaaatactgtagTCTAGTTTACCAACTAGACTATAAATTCCATATTTTTACAATGTACATATAATTCTTTACAATGTATATGTGAGGTAGACAGTAAAAAAGATGAAAGCAACTATGGAAAGGACtgttagaatttatttatttatttatttatttttttgagacggagtctagctctgttgcccaggctggagtgcagtggccggatctcagctcactgcaagccccgcctcccgggttcacaccattctcctgcctcagcctcccgagtagctgggagtacaggcgcccgccacctcgcccggctaattttttttgtattttagtagagacggggtttcaccgtgttagccaggatggtctcgatctcctgaactcgtgatccgcccgtctcggcctcccaaagtgctgggattacaggcttgagccaccgcgcccggcctagaatttaTTTAATTGACCCTGGGCCTAAAGGATGTGGACACATTGTAACTCTCTTGATGGGGACAGATTTGGCATTtttctatacttaaaaaaatgttcctttgggaggccaaggtggtaggattacttgagcccaggagttcaagaccagcctgggcaacataggaagaccctgtttctacaaaaatcaatcaatcaatcaatcaaaataattagctgggcgtggtagtgcacacctgtagttccagctatttgagaaactgaggcaggaagatctttGGAACCCAgaagggtgaggctgcagtgagctatgcttgtgccactgccctctagcctgggcgacagagtgagatcctctctcaaaaaacaaaaacaaaacaaagttctcTTGTCTCTAAAGTTTCTTTAGTTCAGTGTGATGACATGTAGAACTCTAGAATGTTGGGTTTGCCATTTGTCAATGACCCTTAAATATCCATGTAATGGGACAGttccttgcaaaaaaaaaaaaaaggaaactcacCCAAACAAAAAGTTGTGTTTGCATGTTGTGAATATGGGTGGTAGCATTCTTCCTTTACAGGCTTTTAAATGTTGTCAAGTAGGTAacacagcaggtcctcaaataacatTGTTTCCTTCAACGTTGTTTCATTacaatgttgatgagaaaaaaaattaattccagccCCGGGCCTGACTGTGTGGAGTTTGATAAGTGGGTAAATATTAATAACTATCTTACtcgtttttattaatctttcttaaatacaAGTATAGCCTTCAATGTTTGATATTAGAAATGTTTTTGGTccttatttagaagtttggtgatgttttgtgACCAGAAGTATGCCGTAGGAACTCACCTCTTGTGCATATCAATTAGcttatggtaaaattggtttatTCTGGACCCTTTGGCTTAAAGTCGCAGTTTCCAAGAATTTATCAGCAATGATGTTGTGAGGATTTACGGTACCGCTTTCCTAGGCCACAATATCTGATGAATGCCTTCAAGTAgtacattaattaaaataaaaatagggaaaTAGTTTTAGGTGCAGCAGCaccctctctctccacctccagTGATTCTCTGGAGCCGCTGGCAGCTTGTTGAATAATTAACCTCGGTGGCCTTGAGCTCTTTCCCCGATCTTAGTTGTCCCTGGTTCCACTCTCTGCTCTGCCACCTTGTGGATTTATTGGGAATTGCGTCTTCTCCTGGGAGCCTTGCCGACTCACCTAGTAATCCCGCTGGGCTTTTCCTGAGCGGGGGATGGGGTTTAGAAGAGAAATCTCATCGCTGTAGTGACACTCAACAATAAGACACTTTGCTCTTTCGATCTTTCTATATTCTTCCCCCTTTCGCTTCTTTTGGGACAATATCCAGAGGCCAAGCTGAAGGGCATTTGATGGCCTTGCCAGTATCACACCTGAACGGCCCTCCCCACCTGAGACCTTGCGGCAGCCTCCCAGGGTGTGATACAGGCCCCGACTCTCCAGTCTCACCACCCCAGTCCACCAGAGGTTTccttatgctttaaaaattataaaaataatacaagcttGCTTAGAGCTTAGCAATGAaggagacagatttttaaaaagtaaacaaataaatgcaatatgtatacattatggtGAATGCTGTGAGATGGagagtagtggtggtggtgggggcagaGAACTTTTTATTAAGAAGGCTGGTAAGGGCAGGCTTTCCTGAGTAGGAGAAATTTCAAATTGAAACCTGAAGGATGAGATGGATCCAGttattaaaagagagagaaaaaacacatGCAAAGCTCCTGAGGTGGGAGTGGGCTTGTTAAGCTGAAAGTGAGTGAGTGTGGCCAGATGGCAGTGAGCAGGAGGGGAGTGGTTGGAGTAAGGTTGGAAAGGGCATTAGGCACAAATAACACAGGGTCCTGTCGTGCTTGGTagggattttaattttattctgactTTCATGGGAAGATGAGGAAAGATTCTTATGCAGGGAAGCGACGAGGTCTGACTGATACTTTCTATTTCATCCTTGCTGCTGCCTGGGGAATGGATTGAAGTGAACCGGGAGGGAAACTAGAATCCCATTTGGGAGCCTGATGCCAGAAGCTGGGTGAGGGAAACAGTGGCCTAGACTTCGGTGGTGGCAATAGAGACGGAAGGATCTAGACGCATGTTGTCTAATATGGTagcactagccacatgtggctaccgagcacttgaaatgtgtaAGTGTAAAATCTACACCAGATCTTGGAGGTTTAgtacaaaaaaaaaggatatgaaaTCTCTCATTGATAACTTGTTTATATTGATTatgtgttaaaataataatattttggatatttcatcatgttaaaatataatatgaaaatatttaacctttttacttaaaaaaagtggctactgaaaaaatttaaattgcatATGTTGTTTGCATCTGTGGCTCTCTATGTTTTTATTGGACAGTGCTGATATAGATAAAagttgcaaaatttaaaaaagtacttttttttttgagacaaggtcttgttctgttgtccagacttgagtatagtggcataatcatagctcactgcaagcttgaacttctgggctcgagtgatcctctggccttggaatcccaaagtgttaagattataggtgtgagccactatgcctggccaaaaaaatacttttattgtaAATTTACATTGGATACCTTAGAAATTTATAGCtaagtatagatttttttttctggtccacagaagatatttatttgatataataaaaatagtgtTCTATCCAACCACAAAGAGTAAAAGGAGTGAAAAATTtgaatatacacatacaaaactCAAGCTGTTTAacgtgacaatttttttttttaaataatgctcCTAGCTGTGTGTGTTGGATCATGTCTGTAATTcaagcatttttggaggccaaggtaggagaatcgcttgagctcaagagtttgagaccagcctgggcaacatggcaaaactcattTCTatgaacatatacaaaaattagctgggcatggtggcacatgcctatagtcccagctactagtgaggctgaggtaggaagatctcttgagcctggaaggttgaagttcgtgcactccagcctaggtgacagagggagaccctgtctcaaaaaaaaaaagcttctaaaaTTCCTTAGTTattgaaaattatgtgaaaacaGAAGGATGTTAATAGCAGCAGAGTGCATGAAATCAAATATCAAATTTTGAGCAAATGGGTCAGGTGCAGTTCtttcttgcctgtaattccagcactttgggagactgacgcaggaggatcacttgagcctgtgagtttgagaccggcctggctaacatagtgagcctccatctctgcaaaaaagaaaaagcatcagcTGGGCATAGAgatgcacacttgtagtcccagctcctcaggaggctgagatgtgagatcgtgagctcaggaggttgaggctgtagtgggctGTGAATGGACCATcgcacttctgcctgggcaatagaatgagaccctctctcaaaaaaaaaaaaaaattttttttttttttttttttttttttttttttagcaagtgAACATCTGAGACAACTTTGCTaacattgcattttttttgttttttgtttacaaTCTGCTCAAAATATCTTTATGCCAATTGTGTGGGCAGCACATTCAGGTTTAATATCAGTTACACATTAGCATAAATTTGGAGAAATACACATAgggtattgttttcttttgagctGGCAAAGTGACCACAGAAACATCAGATCATCTCTCTGAATACCGAATTTTATCCAAATAAATGTCACATGCCTTCCAGACATATTTTAATCACCTATTTAATTTCTTAGGCTGAgagcagtgtctcatgcctataattccagcactttgggaggctgaggcaggaggatcacttgagcctaggagtttgaaaacatcctggtcaacatagtgagaccctgtctctacaaaataaaaaaataaaaagttgagtgtcgtagtgtgtgcctgtagtcccacctactcgggaggctgaggtgggaggatcgcttgagtctgggagttagaggctgcagtgaacctctgcactccagcctggagtgagacccaaagtgagacccctatcccaaaaccaaaccaaaccaaaccaaagcaaATCAAAACAGGAAACTTTCTTCATGTGATATTTATAGATGATTTGAATTTGAAATGACTTCAGCTTCTTAAacttttgttgtctttttaaaaatacccttgAATCTGGCTAGTTCCAGTCTTATGACAGCATGTTGCGTGAGGCCCTGTAAAACATGAGGAGTTGTCCCTGAGGTTATAGGGCTTCTTAGGAAGAACACATGTTCTAGGTTTGAAGACAGAAGACTTAGGCTCTACCTTGGCATCCATAATGTGTGAACTTGAACTTGATTTAACATCTCTGAATCtcacttttcttatttgtaaaatggaaatggatGATGAACAGTACTAGCTGCCACGAAGGTCATAGCTTTCCCCTCATCCTTTATCACACCCCACAAGGTAGGTGCTCTTATCTCCTTTTGACAGGgtaggaaactgaagttcagaaaggGTAAGTCACTTACCTAAGGTTACATTGCTAGAAAAAATTgaagctaggatttgaactctGTTTTTCTGTCTCCAAAGTCAGCTGAAAATTGTTTTCCCCCACTCATCATGCCCCTTGCTAATTTCCTGCCTACCTCTGAGATTATTGGGAAGATCAAATTAGACTGGTGAATGGGCTTTGGAAAAATGTCATAAAAGATACAAATGTGTAATAGATCATGAATTCTCAATGAAACAGGAGTATAAACGGAAACTCCAGAGAAACACTCACAAACGTCTGTCTGGTGCTTATCTGTCTGTTTAAATGAAGTGAATATCACATGTTGCTTTTTCAATTTCAAACTCTGAAAGTCATATTACAGAGTAACAATTTCCTTCCTCAGGATAAAAATTTACAGGAATTCAGAGGAAAATATTTCAGTGGTCATTACTAAAACGCTCAGAGTCAGATACATTCAGCATCATACAGTAAGTCCCGTTAGTCAAAGCATAAACAAGTGCAGAACCTGGCGGGGCTTCCTTCAAGTTGGTTGAGTCCATCTGGGAGGATTCACTCAGCAAGAGGCAGAGGAACCAAGGCAGGATGAAGACATTGCCTGTGCTCGTGCTGTCTCTTACCTTACTGACTGTCTTCTCAGGTGAGCACTGACTCCAAAAACAGTCTATTTCTATGCTGACATGATAAATAATAGTCTATTtaacagttaatttaaaaatttttaaataatatatagggTATATAGATATttcaatgctttttcttttctttttttttccataagagccggcttccagaatttttatcattaaagttacattatatattttttaaaaaatcttgaaatgtATTTGAGCACTAATTCTCAAAAATGCTGATAAATCTTCAGCTTCTGATAGCTTATTTTAGAGTTTATATGAGATCACcaaaatttgatatatttttattatgataatgtcttttaaaatttgcacGTAATTATCAAAGCACTTTTGTACTATCTCCTTTGAGGGGTTGTGATGATCAAGTTTAACATAGTCTTCTTATCACTGGGCATCTTCCAGTAATGACTTTAAACTTGATTTAGTGTATTGAGGATTAAAAAAACTTCCATGAAAGCAAGCCTAAGAGACACAGACCAGTGAACTGAAGATCCATTAAAATAATCCTCACTTTTAAAGAGATGGACCATTGCAATCAGTAAATATGTTTAGGTTGTGCAACTTCTGCTCTGAGTTAACTATGTTCGAAACAATTCAGAATTGCTTCCTGAGCCCTCTGGAATGCTGCGTCCTTTGGGACAGGTCCCCGGGAAATAACTTTCGTGTTTTAACCAAAATTGAACTTGCAAATCTTTTGCCTTGGACTGCTGAGATGGCTCATGAACTCCTGAACCTGAGCGTCCTTAAGGCACCTTCCCGACTTTTCCAGAGACCTCCCCGATTTTGATGGAGAAGCAGGCCAAACAGCTCCTAAGATCTCGGCGACAGGATAGACCAAGCAAACCTGGATTCCCCGACGAGCCAATGCGGGTAAGTGCTTGGCTCTGGcggttttaaagaaaatgtgatcatTTGAATGCGATTCATTATGAAACTAGGTGTTGGTCCCAGCATAGGCTGCTAATTGGGGGTTCGGTTAGAGTTTCAGGTATAAGATACATGCAATCTCAATCTTTTACCTATGCATTTTCTCCTCTGGAGGTGCCAGCCTGACTCACCTGTTGTGAACAGGGtaacttaaaatagaaataatgggGCCAACGGTGGGAGTTCCAGAATCTGGAGAGAGCTGCTGAATGTCACCCCTGTCCTGCTTGGTGGAGAGCTGTTCCCTTTAGCCAATGCTAAGCCCATCTCCTGCCTCTTCCCTTAGGCCCTGGGGCAGGCTGGACCAGCATCCTTGGTCAATGATGGTCTGTCCAGGCAGGGAGAATCTCTGCCCCAGCTGCCCGaggagttctgctctgatctcatcTCTCTGATTTTGGTCTCTGGCCTTACTTCTGCCCTGTGGGGTCATGATATCCACCTGCCTAGTCTTTCTGAACCAGGCTTTCTGTGAGTAGATGTTACTAGACCCTGCTAGCTGGCCCCGGACCCAATTCA is from Macaca thibetana thibetana isolate TM-01 chromosome 16, ASM2454274v1, whole genome shotgun sequence and encodes:
- the C16H17orf67 gene encoding uncharacterized protein C17orf67 homolog — its product is MKTLPVLVLSLTLLTVFSETSPILMEKQAKQLLRSRRQDRPSKPGFPDEPMREHMHHLLALEHRAEEQFLEHWLNPHCKPHCDRNRVHPV